One region of Channa argus isolate prfri chromosome 20, Channa argus male v1.0, whole genome shotgun sequence genomic DNA includes:
- the sap30bp gene encoding SAP30-binding protein isoform X2, producing MASGKKSALLSSLADYGDDSEPDSDTEPEETEGRVGGLVYGYGDDDFSRIEDPDDKVSGDEDSRESNSGMEESDEERDADDVEISETERKDPNELVARFSEKVRNMSPDEIRIPPEPPGRCSSQLQEKIHKLYERKLHGDFDTNSHIQKKKEFRNPSIYEKLIQYCGIDELGTNYPKDMFDPHGWSEDSYYEALAKAQKVEMDKLEKAKKERTKIEFVTGTKKGTNPSSTAASTTSSTTSTATEAQKRKSKWDSAIPVTLAQPTLITTTATLPAVVSVTTTASGTKTTVISAVGTILKKAKQ from the exons ATGGCGAGCGGTAAAAAGAGTGCTCTACTTTCCTCTTTGGCAGACTATGGGGACGATTCAGAGCCTGACTCTGACACGGAACCAGAAGAGACAG AAGGACGTGTAGGTGGTCTGGTGTACGGGTATGGTGATGATGACTTTAGTCGAATTGAGGATCCAGATGACAAGGTATCCGGAGATGAAGACAGCAGGGAAAGCAACTCG gGAATGGAAGAATCTGACGAGGAGAGAGACGCAGATGATGTTGAG atctcagaaactgaaagaaaggaCCCCAATGAGTTAGTTG CTCGGTTCTCGGAGAAAGTGAGGAACATGTCACCTGATGAGATCAGAATCCCCCCTGAGCCCCCCGGACGTTGCTCCAGCCAACTACAG GAGAAGATTCACAAGCTGTATGAGAGGAAGCTCCATGGAGATTTTGACACAAACAGCCAcatccagaaaaaaaaggaattcaGAAACCCAAG TATTTATGAGAAGCTCATTCAGTACTGTGGTATTGACGAACTGGGAACTAACTACCCAAAAGACATGTTTGATCCTCATGGCTGGTCAGAAGACTCTTATTATGAAGCTCTAG CCAAAGCGCAGAAAGTAGAGATGGACAAACTGGAGAAAGCCAAGAAGGAGCGGACCAAG ATTGAGTTTGTCACTGGGACTAAAAAAGGCACCAACCCCTCGAGCACAGCAGCATccaccaccagcagcaccaCCAGCACAGCCACAG AGGCTCAGAAGAGGAAAAGCAAGTGGGATTCTGCCATTCCTGTGACACTGGCCCAGCCCACCCTCATAACGACGACAGCAACCCTGCCTGCAGTCGTCTCTGTTACAACCACTGCCAGCGGCACCAAGACCACTGTTATCTCGGCTGTGGGCACCATCCTCAAGAAAGCAAAACAGTGA
- the sap30bp gene encoding SAP30-binding protein isoform X3, whose protein sequence is MASGKKSALLSSLADYGDDSEPDSDTEPEETEGRVGGLVYGYGDDDFSRIEDPDDKVSGDEDSRESNSGMEESDEERDADDVEISETERKDPNELVARFSEKVRNMSPDEIRIPPEPPGRCSSQLQEKIHKLYERKLHGDFDTNSHIQKKKEFRNPSIYEKLIQYCGIDELGTNYPKDMFDPHGWSEDSYYEALAKAQKVEMDKLEKAKKERTKIEFVTGTKKGTNPSSTAASTTSSTTSTATGKPSTLQHLAV, encoded by the exons ATGGCGAGCGGTAAAAAGAGTGCTCTACTTTCCTCTTTGGCAGACTATGGGGACGATTCAGAGCCTGACTCTGACACGGAACCAGAAGAGACAG AAGGACGTGTAGGTGGTCTGGTGTACGGGTATGGTGATGATGACTTTAGTCGAATTGAGGATCCAGATGACAAGGTATCCGGAGATGAAGACAGCAGGGAAAGCAACTCG gGAATGGAAGAATCTGACGAGGAGAGAGACGCAGATGATGTTGAG atctcagaaactgaaagaaaggaCCCCAATGAGTTAGTTG CTCGGTTCTCGGAGAAAGTGAGGAACATGTCACCTGATGAGATCAGAATCCCCCCTGAGCCCCCCGGACGTTGCTCCAGCCAACTACAG GAGAAGATTCACAAGCTGTATGAGAGGAAGCTCCATGGAGATTTTGACACAAACAGCCAcatccagaaaaaaaaggaattcaGAAACCCAAG TATTTATGAGAAGCTCATTCAGTACTGTGGTATTGACGAACTGGGAACTAACTACCCAAAAGACATGTTTGATCCTCATGGCTGGTCAGAAGACTCTTATTATGAAGCTCTAG CCAAAGCGCAGAAAGTAGAGATGGACAAACTGGAGAAAGCCAAGAAGGAGCGGACCAAG ATTGAGTTTGTCACTGGGACTAAAAAAGGCACCAACCCCTCGAGCACAGCAGCATccaccaccagcagcaccaCCAGCACAGCCACAGGTAAACCATCAACCCTGCAGCACCTAGCAGTCTAA
- the sap30bp gene encoding SAP30-binding protein isoform X1 yields the protein MASGKKSALLSSLADYGDDSEPDSDTEPEETEGRVGGLVYGYGDDDFSRIEDPDDKVSGDEDSRESNSGMEESDEERDADDVEISETERKDPNELVARFSEKVRNMSPDEIRIPPEPPGRCSSQLQEKIHKLYERKLHGDFDTNSHIQKKKEFRNPSIYEKLIQYCGIDELGTNYPKDMFDPHGWSEDSYYEALAKAQKVEMDKLEKAKKERTKIEFVTGTKKGTNPSSTAASTTSSTTSTATVEAQKRKSKWDSAIPVTLAQPTLITTTATLPAVVSVTTTASGTKTTVISAVGTILKKAKQ from the exons ATGGCGAGCGGTAAAAAGAGTGCTCTACTTTCCTCTTTGGCAGACTATGGGGACGATTCAGAGCCTGACTCTGACACGGAACCAGAAGAGACAG AAGGACGTGTAGGTGGTCTGGTGTACGGGTATGGTGATGATGACTTTAGTCGAATTGAGGATCCAGATGACAAGGTATCCGGAGATGAAGACAGCAGGGAAAGCAACTCG gGAATGGAAGAATCTGACGAGGAGAGAGACGCAGATGATGTTGAG atctcagaaactgaaagaaaggaCCCCAATGAGTTAGTTG CTCGGTTCTCGGAGAAAGTGAGGAACATGTCACCTGATGAGATCAGAATCCCCCCTGAGCCCCCCGGACGTTGCTCCAGCCAACTACAG GAGAAGATTCACAAGCTGTATGAGAGGAAGCTCCATGGAGATTTTGACACAAACAGCCAcatccagaaaaaaaaggaattcaGAAACCCAAG TATTTATGAGAAGCTCATTCAGTACTGTGGTATTGACGAACTGGGAACTAACTACCCAAAAGACATGTTTGATCCTCATGGCTGGTCAGAAGACTCTTATTATGAAGCTCTAG CCAAAGCGCAGAAAGTAGAGATGGACAAACTGGAGAAAGCCAAGAAGGAGCGGACCAAG ATTGAGTTTGTCACTGGGACTAAAAAAGGCACCAACCCCTCGAGCACAGCAGCATccaccaccagcagcaccaCCAGCACAGCCACAG TAGAGGCTCAGAAGAGGAAAAGCAAGTGGGATTCTGCCATTCCTGTGACACTGGCCCAGCCCACCCTCATAACGACGACAGCAACCCTGCCTGCAGTCGTCTCTGTTACAACCACTGCCAGCGGCACCAAGACCACTGTTATCTCGGCTGTGGGCACCATCCTCAAGAAAGCAAAACAGTGA